From the Leptospira biflexa serovar Patoc strain 'Patoc 1 (Paris)' genome, one window contains:
- a CDS encoding Gfo/Idh/MocA family protein has protein sequence MEKKVRLGVIGTGHMGQYHVNVAKQLTDAELIGIFDASAERATQIAEKHKTKAFGTIEDLLKETDAIIIAAPTFLHHKIAKQALTEKKHVLVEKPISQTVEEAKELVNLAKQNNLILQVGHVERFNGAVLELGKIAEHPILIESRRIAPYNSRITDVGVVLDMMIHDIDIVLNLVKSEVTEVKAVGSSIVSNHEDVATVVLKFANGCVASLNASRSSQAKIRTLNISQKDSYVFLDFTNQEIELHRQASSTTQLGSGEIKYRQESIVEKIFVHKDNPLKQEHEHFVKCIKGESEPMVKGDSDIKTLEVAYKILEEIHGKK, from the coding sequence ATGGAGAAAAAAGTCCGACTCGGAGTCATTGGTACAGGCCATATGGGCCAGTACCACGTAAACGTTGCCAAACAATTAACTGATGCTGAACTCATCGGGATATTTGATGCCAGTGCAGAACGTGCCACCCAAATTGCTGAGAAACATAAAACAAAAGCATTTGGTACGATTGAAGATTTATTAAAGGAAACTGATGCAATCATCATTGCGGCACCTACTTTTTTACATCACAAGATCGCCAAACAGGCGCTCACTGAAAAGAAACATGTTTTGGTAGAAAAACCAATCTCTCAAACGGTGGAAGAAGCCAAAGAACTTGTAAACTTGGCAAAACAAAACAACTTGATATTACAAGTGGGCCATGTGGAACGATTCAATGGTGCTGTTTTGGAACTCGGTAAAATTGCCGAACATCCAATTCTCATCGAATCCAGAAGAATTGCTCCTTATAATAGTCGTATCACTGATGTTGGTGTTGTTCTCGATATGATGATTCATGATATCGACATCGTACTCAACTTAGTGAAGTCTGAAGTGACAGAAGTAAAGGCAGTTGGATCTTCCATTGTGTCCAATCATGAAGATGTAGCGACTGTTGTTCTGAAATTTGCAAATGGATGTGTTGCTTCTTTAAATGCTTCACGCTCCTCCCAAGCAAAAATACGAACACTCAATATTTCACAAAAAGATTCTTACGTATTTTTAGATTTCACCAACCAAGAGATTGAATTGCATAGACAAGCAAGTTCAACAACTCAATTGGGAAGTGGAGAAATCAAATACAGGCAAGAATCCATTGTGGAAAAAATCTTTGTTCACAAAGACAACCCTCTCAAACAAGAACATGAACACTTTGTAAAATGTATCAAAGGCGAATCTGAACCAATGGTGAAAGGTGACTCTGATATCAAAACATTAGAAGTGGCATATAAAATTTTAGAAGAAATACACGGCAAAAAATAA
- the dnaJ gene encoding molecular chaperone DnaJ: MSDRGYYEVLGVSKGASDDEIKSAYRKLAIKYHPDKNKGDKEAEEKFKEATEAYEVLRDPQKRQAYDQFGKAGVNAGAGGGYGAGAYTDFSDIFGDFGDIFSEFFGGGGGGGSRGGGRRSGPQRGSDLRYNLEVSLEDAALGKEYKIEIPRLETCVDCTGSGASKGSSPTVCPDCSGTGQVRRTQGFFSVTTTCPRCKGKGKVISNPCKTCKGEGLTEKRRTIHIKIPAGVESGSRLKVSGEGESGPNGGPSGDLYVVTHIKKHPVFERQGNDLIVQKSISLSMACLGGEIEVPSIDGKTIQLKIPEGTESGQIFRLKGHGIPYLGSYGKGDQHVIIKVEIPKKLSKKQKELMEEFARESGEKVGSGGKSKLFFR, encoded by the coding sequence ATGAGCGACCGTGGTTACTACGAAGTATTAGGCGTTTCGAAAGGTGCCTCTGATGATGAGATCAAGAGCGCCTATCGTAAGTTAGCCATCAAATATCACCCTGATAAAAATAAGGGTGATAAAGAAGCGGAAGAAAAATTCAAAGAGGCAACAGAAGCCTACGAAGTGTTACGCGATCCGCAAAAACGCCAAGCATATGACCAATTTGGGAAAGCTGGTGTGAATGCAGGTGCAGGAGGAGGGTATGGAGCTGGTGCTTATACCGACTTCTCCGATATCTTTGGAGACTTTGGTGATATCTTCAGTGAATTTTTTGGAGGCGGAGGTGGTGGCGGTAGCCGCGGTGGTGGAAGAAGGTCTGGTCCTCAAAGGGGATCAGATCTCCGTTATAATTTAGAAGTCAGTTTAGAAGACGCTGCTCTTGGAAAAGAGTATAAAATCGAAATCCCAAGACTTGAAACTTGTGTCGATTGTACGGGTTCCGGTGCTTCCAAAGGATCGTCACCAACCGTTTGTCCTGATTGTTCGGGAACAGGCCAAGTGAGAAGGACCCAAGGATTTTTTAGTGTGACGACCACTTGCCCACGTTGTAAAGGAAAAGGAAAAGTCATTTCCAATCCTTGTAAAACTTGTAAAGGTGAAGGCCTAACAGAGAAAAGACGAACCATTCATATCAAAATCCCTGCGGGAGTGGAATCGGGAAGCCGGCTCAAAGTATCTGGTGAAGGGGAATCCGGTCCCAATGGTGGACCAAGTGGTGATTTGTATGTTGTCACTCATATCAAAAAACACCCAGTCTTTGAACGCCAAGGAAACGACCTAATTGTCCAAAAATCGATTTCTTTATCGATGGCTTGCCTTGGTGGAGAGATTGAAGTGCCTTCGATTGATGGAAAAACCATCCAACTCAAAATCCCGGAAGGAACCGAAAGTGGACAGATCTTCCGCTTAAAAGGACATGGGATCCCATACCTTGGTTCCTATGGAAAGGGAGACCAACATGTCATCATCAAAGTCGAAATTCCTAAGAAACTTTCTAAAAAACAGAAGGAATTAATGGAAGAATTTGCCCGTGAGTCTGGCGAAAAGGTCGGCAGCGGGGGAAAATCGAAGTTGTTTTTCCGCTAA
- the dnaK gene encoding molecular chaperone DnaK, protein MSKEKIIGIDLGTTNSCVAVMEGGDPVVIQNSEGARTTPSIVAFTAKGETIVGQFAKNQAITNAVNTIRSAKRFIGRRFNEAGDESKMVSYKVIRAGNDGVKFETVSGEFTPQEIAARVLQKMKKTAEDFLGHEVKKAVVTVPAYFNDEQRQATKDAGRIAGLEVERIINEPTAAALAYGFDKKKTNAKIAVYDLGGGTFDVSILELGDGVFEVKSTNGDTHLGGDDFDNVVMQWMIDEFKKQTGIDISGDKNTVQRLKEAAEKAKIELSGTSSTQINLPFITADASGPKHLDMTLTKAKFDEITRSLVERTRIPCINALKDAGLSASEIDEVILVGGSIRIPAVQALVKEIFGKEPNKSVNPDEVVAVGAAIQGGVLAGDVTDVLLLDVTPLSLGIETLGGVMTKLIERNTTIPTRKSQVFSTAADNQTTVSVHVLQGEREMASANRTLGRFDLVGIPSAPRGVPQIEVTFDIDANGIVHVSAKDLGTGKEQKIRIESSSGLSEEEIKKMVKDAEAHAEEDKKLREAADTKNELEAIVYQLEKTIGESADKLDESEKQRAQDEIKRGREAMESGDLERMKASRDSIQQVAMQIGQKIYSQAGPEQGAPGAEAGAGASQGASGTDANGEKVVDADYTVVDEDKK, encoded by the coding sequence ATGTCTAAGGAAAAAATCATAGGTATCGATTTAGGAACCACTAACTCATGTGTGGCGGTAATGGAAGGTGGTGATCCAGTTGTCATTCAAAACTCGGAAGGGGCAAGAACCACTCCTTCGATTGTTGCTTTTACTGCAAAGGGTGAAACCATTGTAGGTCAGTTTGCAAAAAACCAGGCAATTACAAATGCTGTGAATACCATTCGTTCTGCGAAACGTTTTATCGGTCGTCGTTTTAACGAAGCCGGTGACGAATCAAAGATGGTATCCTACAAAGTGATCCGTGCTGGAAATGACGGTGTCAAATTCGAAACTGTTTCTGGTGAATTCACTCCACAAGAAATTGCGGCTCGTGTACTTCAAAAAATGAAGAAAACAGCAGAAGATTTTCTTGGCCATGAAGTAAAAAAGGCAGTGGTAACGGTTCCTGCATACTTCAATGACGAACAAAGACAAGCTACAAAAGATGCAGGTCGTATTGCTGGACTTGAAGTAGAACGTATCATTAACGAACCAACTGCCGCAGCTCTTGCGTATGGATTTGATAAGAAAAAAACCAATGCAAAGATCGCCGTATATGACTTAGGTGGTGGAACGTTTGACGTTTCGATCCTAGAGCTTGGCGACGGAGTATTCGAAGTAAAATCCACAAACGGTGACACTCACCTTGGTGGTGATGACTTTGATAACGTGGTCATGCAGTGGATGATCGACGAATTCAAAAAACAAACAGGAATTGATATTTCTGGAGATAAAAACACAGTACAACGATTGAAAGAAGCTGCTGAAAAAGCAAAAATCGAGTTGTCTGGAACGTCTTCCACACAAATCAACCTTCCCTTCATCACAGCAGATGCATCCGGTCCAAAACATTTGGATATGACACTCACCAAAGCAAAGTTTGACGAAATCACAAGATCTCTTGTGGAAAGAACTCGTATTCCTTGCATCAATGCATTAAAAGATGCAGGACTTTCTGCAAGTGAAATCGATGAAGTCATCCTTGTGGGTGGATCCATTCGTATCCCTGCTGTGCAAGCTCTTGTAAAAGAAATTTTTGGTAAAGAACCAAACAAATCTGTAAACCCTGACGAAGTGGTAGCCGTAGGTGCTGCGATCCAAGGGGGAGTTCTTGCAGGTGATGTAACCGATGTATTGTTACTCGATGTAACTCCACTTTCACTTGGGATTGAAACTCTCGGTGGTGTGATGACAAAACTCATCGAAAGAAACACAACCATTCCTACAAGAAAATCACAAGTGTTTTCCACTGCGGCAGACAACCAAACAACTGTTTCCGTTCACGTATTACAAGGGGAACGAGAAATGGCAAGTGCCAATCGAACTCTCGGTCGATTTGACTTAGTGGGAATTCCATCAGCACCAAGAGGTGTTCCTCAAATCGAAGTGACATTTGATATTGATGCGAACGGTATCGTTCACGTGTCTGCAAAAGATTTGGGAACTGGCAAAGAACAAAAGATTCGTATTGAATCATCTTCTGGACTCTCTGAAGAAGAAATCAAAAAGATGGTGAAAGATGCAGAAGCTCACGCTGAAGAAGATAAAAAACTTCGCGAAGCGGCTGACACGAAAAACGAATTGGAAGCCATTGTTTACCAATTGGAAAAAACCATTGGTGAATCTGCTGACAAACTCGACGAATCAGAAAAACAAAGAGCACAGGACGAAATCAAACGCGGCCGTGAAGCCATGGAATCTGGTGACCTCGAACGTATGAAAGCATCTAGAGACTCGATCCAACAAGTTGCAATGCAAATCGGACAAAAAATCTATAGCCAAGCAGGTCCTGAACAAGGAGCTCCTGGTGCAGAAGCTGGTGCCGGTGCAAGCCAAGGTGCAAGTGGAACTGACGCAAATGGCGAGAAGGTAGTCGATGCTGATTACACTGTGGTTGACGAAGACAAAAAATAA
- the grpE gene encoding nucleotide exchange factor GrpE, protein MAEETNQSLEDQNVQVEEGQTISDEAIEQAVEGAEKELDNAKKEIESLKDSWLRERAEFQNYKRRTANDLLNARKESIKKFAEGLTGALDNLERVSNVPNQTPEVVAFVEGIKMVQKEFYSVLEKEGIKRLDPKGQPFDPMLMEAIASEESAEFTEETVVETYQAGYYHEEGESKQSIRPARVKVGKPQS, encoded by the coding sequence ATGGCAGAAGAAACGAACCAATCCCTAGAAGATCAAAATGTGCAAGTCGAAGAAGGGCAGACCATTTCAGATGAGGCCATTGAACAAGCGGTAGAAGGTGCTGAAAAAGAACTCGATAACGCTAAAAAAGAAATCGAGTCCTTAAAAGATTCCTGGCTAAGAGAACGTGCGGAGTTTCAAAACTACAAACGTAGAACAGCAAACGACTTGTTGAATGCTAGGAAAGAATCCATCAAAAAGTTTGCGGAAGGACTCACAGGTGCTTTGGACAATTTGGAACGTGTATCAAATGTTCCAAACCAAACACCAGAAGTAGTCGCCTTTGTTGAAGGGATCAAGATGGTACAAAAGGAATTTTATTCCGTTTTGGAAAAAGAAGGAATCAAACGTTTGGATCCAAAAGGACAACCGTTTGACCCTATGCTCATGGAAGCAATTGCTTCCGAGGAAAGTGCAGAATTTACGGAAGAGACAGTTGTCGAAACCTACCAAGCTGGTTATTACCATGAAGAAGGTGAAAGCAAACAATCCATTCGTCCTGCACGTGTAAAAGTGGGAAAACCACAAAGTTAA
- the hrcA gene encoding heat-inducible transcriptional repressor HrcA: MDLSPRHRSILKALVEEFVSDNKPVGSKTLSEKYDIGLSPATIRSCLAELEDMGFIVARHTSGGRVPTERGYRLYVDSLVTLFELTMREKQRIQEEYLRMQFRLDQVLIATSKVLASLSQSASVVLGPEGSLDTLKHIELIHVNGGEVLMILVMRSGTVLNRNIFFDFHISQETLYQISRYLNDNVKGFDVHEIQSNLIPQMMLKKEGPEGFTLFAPSIARAMGTDSHSVDNLYIDGLKNLYENFKDEEEQLENILHLFDEKQFLKEFFSDYVPMDGVYTIIGKDGNEKLGGVTIITTNYRMGEKRIGSMGIIGPQRMNYNKALPLIEFTSKLVSEMITKLSR; encoded by the coding sequence ATGGACCTTTCCCCTAGACATCGTTCCATTTTGAAAGCATTGGTTGAGGAGTTTGTTTCAGACAACAAACCTGTCGGCTCCAAAACCCTTTCTGAAAAATACGATATCGGCCTTTCACCAGCTACCATTCGTTCCTGCCTTGCGGAACTAGAGGACATGGGTTTCATTGTGGCCCGACATACCTCTGGGGGCCGTGTGCCAACGGAACGAGGGTATCGGTTGTATGTGGATAGCCTTGTGACTCTATTTGAGCTCACGATGCGTGAGAAACAAAGGATCCAGGAAGAGTATCTTCGGATGCAATTTCGATTGGACCAAGTTCTCATCGCAACCTCCAAGGTATTAGCTTCTCTTTCGCAATCAGCGAGTGTGGTTCTTGGTCCGGAAGGATCTTTGGATACACTCAAACACATTGAACTCATCCATGTCAATGGTGGAGAAGTTCTGATGATCCTTGTGATGCGGTCAGGTACTGTGCTGAATCGAAATATCTTTTTCGATTTTCATATCTCACAGGAGACCTTGTACCAAATTTCAAGGTATTTGAATGATAACGTCAAAGGTTTTGATGTTCATGAAATTCAAAGTAATCTGATCCCTCAGATGATGTTGAAAAAGGAAGGTCCAGAAGGATTCACTTTGTTCGCACCTTCTATTGCAAGGGCTATGGGAACAGATAGTCATTCTGTTGATAACTTGTATATCGATGGATTGAAAAACTTATACGAAAACTTTAAGGATGAAGAGGAGCAATTAGAAAACATCCTGCATCTATTTGATGAAAAACAGTTCCTCAAAGAATTTTTTAGCGATTATGTTCCGATGGATGGTGTATACACGATTATCGGAAAAGACGGCAATGAGAAGTTAGGTGGTGTTACCATCATCACAACCAATTACCGTATGGGTGAAAAGAGGATTGGTTCCATGGGAATCATAGGTCCTCAGAGGATGAATTACAACAAAGCATTACCTTTGATTGAGTTCACTTCAAAGTTAGTTTCAGAAATGATAACGAAATTGAGCAGGTAG
- a CDS encoding sensor domain-containing diguanylate cyclase, protein MNEFHTEALSKEIVSQSIDSIVVLDTNQKILFSNVALQTLTGYTEEELYGKTFSFLFPPNEKGEQSSIESFVSSNEAHYIAGFLKELELITKPKGTIPVEIRAFTIQNENKEYYAAIIRDVRERRRLEEQKNVLINSLKRLAYMDELTMLPNRRSFADTLQKTIATVKRRNRESVLAVMDIDHFKVINDTYGHDIGDLVLKKMANIFVDCLREEDTVGRLGGEEFGCILPDTTTEGATIVLDRLRESVETHRFFIFDNYYLNITLSIGYTKVHPIQKPEEVLKFADIALYQAKNHGRNRIQVYPV, encoded by the coding sequence ATGAATGAGTTTCATACAGAGGCATTGTCAAAGGAAATAGTTTCCCAATCGATTGATTCGATTGTCGTTTTGGATACCAACCAAAAGATTTTATTTAGTAATGTAGCCTTACAAACATTAACTGGTTATACAGAAGAAGAGTTATACGGAAAAACATTTTCCTTTTTGTTCCCACCGAATGAAAAAGGAGAACAATCTTCGATTGAATCCTTTGTTAGCTCGAATGAAGCACATTACATAGCAGGTTTTTTAAAAGAATTAGAACTCATCACAAAACCAAAAGGTACGATTCCTGTGGAAATTCGTGCCTTTACCATCCAAAATGAGAACAAAGAATACTATGCTGCCATCATTCGAGATGTTCGGGAACGTAGGCGACTAGAAGAACAAAAAAATGTTCTCATCAATAGTTTGAAACGTTTGGCCTATATGGACGAACTCACGATGTTACCAAACCGTCGATCCTTTGCCGACACCTTACAAAAAACGATTGCTACCGTCAAACGACGTAACCGTGAATCTGTCCTTGCGGTGATGGACATTGACCATTTCAAAGTGATCAATGATACTTACGGGCATGACATCGGGGATTTGGTCTTAAAAAAAATGGCCAATATCTTTGTGGATTGCCTCCGCGAAGAAGACACCGTCGGAAGGCTTGGTGGCGAGGAATTTGGATGTATCCTACCTGATACCACAACAGAAGGGGCCACCATTGTCCTCGACCGGCTCCGCGAATCTGTGGAAACCCACCGGTTTTTTATTTTTGATAATTATTATTTGAACATCACCTTAAGCATTGGTTACACCAAGGTTCACCCGATCCAAAAGCCCGAAGAAGTTCTCAAATTTGCTGACATTGCCCTCTACCAGGCAAAAAATCACGGAAGGAACCGGATCCAAGTCTACCCTGTCTGA
- a CDS encoding glycoside hydrolase family 172 protein: MLYSFPNILLIYNQIRKFVQNKTENNFPFKKERKLHPICHTSQKVGFRSFVSMYLFFIILVSFTTQMLADGWDATIWKEKTYQNKRISSSDPTEGNDDFIKIPKKKTVTIAEIKGRGIIKHIWMTLASKDPMARKNAVIRMTWDNHTYPSVNVPLGEFFGQGWGEEYILNSLPLVAAPKKGKSMNSYFPMPFESGAKIEIENESEEDITNFYFYIDYEEWKSPLDSPLRFHAEWNRSITKPNTSNQRENEWSLLGEMERTKFKKENYFTVLETEGKGQFIGLNLYVDSPTPLWYGEGDDLIFIDGNQTTATLKGTGTEDVFNTAWSPKEVFMHPYFGYPRVSDSIGWLGKTHLYRFWVESPIRFEKNFLFLLEHGHANSLTLDLISVAYWYQSLNPKPMKVLPKKEFRVNQPEINFRHIHKWRDSFRSEKANGEIWGNE; this comes from the coding sequence ATGTTATATTCTTTCCCAAACATTTTGCTGATTTATAATCAAATCCGTAAGTTCGTCCAAAACAAAACGGAAAATAATTTCCCATTCAAAAAGGAAAGGAAACTCCATCCGATTTGCCATACGAGTCAAAAGGTAGGTTTCCGTTCGTTTGTTTCGATGTATCTATTTTTCATCATACTCGTTTCATTCACAACACAGATGTTAGCCGATGGGTGGGATGCAACCATTTGGAAGGAAAAAACCTACCAAAACAAACGGATCTCCAGTTCTGATCCCACAGAGGGAAATGATGATTTCATCAAAATTCCCAAAAAGAAAACTGTGACCATTGCCGAAATCAAAGGCCGTGGGATCATCAAACACATCTGGATGACATTGGCAAGTAAAGACCCAATGGCACGAAAAAATGCCGTCATTCGAATGACTTGGGACAACCATACATATCCTTCCGTGAACGTTCCGTTAGGTGAATTTTTTGGCCAAGGCTGGGGAGAAGAATACATACTCAATTCTTTGCCACTCGTTGCTGCTCCCAAAAAAGGTAAATCAATGAACTCCTATTTTCCGATGCCATTTGAATCGGGAGCTAAAATTGAAATTGAAAACGAATCGGAAGAAGACATTACCAATTTTTATTTTTATATCGATTATGAAGAATGGAAATCACCTCTCGACTCACCACTCCGTTTTCATGCCGAGTGGAACCGAAGTATCACCAAACCGAACACTTCGAACCAAAGGGAAAATGAATGGTCACTCCTTGGAGAGATGGAAAGAACAAAATTCAAAAAGGAAAATTATTTTACTGTCCTCGAAACAGAAGGAAAAGGTCAGTTCATTGGCCTCAATCTGTATGTCGATTCACCGACACCTCTTTGGTATGGCGAAGGAGATGATTTAATTTTTATCGATGGGAACCAAACAACCGCTACACTAAAAGGAACAGGAACCGAAGATGTGTTTAATACCGCTTGGTCCCCCAAAGAAGTGTTTATGCATCCTTATTTTGGTTATCCGAGAGTATCCGATTCCATCGGTTGGTTGGGTAAAACCCATTTGTATCGATTTTGGGTAGAATCCCCTATTCGTTTTGAAAAAAATTTCCTATTCTTACTCGAACATGGTCATGCAAATTCCTTGACCTTAGATTTGATCTCTGTTGCTTATTGGTATCAGAGTCTGAATCCAAAACCAATGAAGGTTTTGCCGAAAAAAGAGTTCAGGGTGAACCAACCTGAGATTAATTTTCGTCATATCCATAAGTGGCGGGATTCATTCCGAAGTGAAAAAGCAAATGGGGAAATTTGGGGAAATGAATGA
- a CDS encoding HD domain-containing protein — MMKSELKAKLQRTFPKAKTVSSGRLFTRQLSNLVDDSLRSVFLEVSNGIPIKDHLCLIAVGGYGRRELAPYSDIDLLYLHDGKLSDKVLSEIISKINTFLYNNDKEVGHSCRTIKESFLYLNQIETYHAVLDARFLVGSELLFQKFKTDFLGKIPEKTIKEYNEWKLSYLRERIINSYNPILLSEPNIKNDPLGLRDIQQMYWIEKTNPLADSADGGIFDFYLIGDSLTLLSAYDFLLLARSALHIISGRKNDRLDLGLQAEVAEFLGFGPKNEIKTLERFMSQFYKAQKDVYFYIGTYLDEKTNLNKKRIHKELSNPDTLYDDIIQFFAESQKNEEEPSRIDLNEIRFASHFLDDDFKNQKSVLDCFLGMLRHKKRIGHTLTLMHECNVLGKLIPEFGACTNFPLFSYHHQYTVDEHTLLILRELDVLIADLWEDPQVQEVFNVCEKIEILALAILIHDAGKVKEGDHCQYGAELALIIAERFRLSEEDTELLRFLVAEHIVMSELSSKRDIYDPNLISSFAKQFSNENTLRLLYIMTIIDTKSVGQSVLTNWKKEILHFLFTSTLTYLQNKTNVSDTQERIETTLETYLVEKEGLTAEQAEQIVNFGMQIRPSSYLNYNTPRRVYQHFVLLHEWFGSGARFRLISEKEPAFVTLSIFANADKRMLLYLSGIISSLGLNLVGLRLFRTENEHLILQAQITDEFGSGEIAEQQIFEIESALGECIDGIVNIEDLASTTNIWKTLPQIPDGMVEELVKFANDLSETYSVLEVRVPDSIGLVYRILKSLIDFELEVIFVRISTSADFAYDSFHIQTKNGKKIEDTGLLLAIKEKILSVARVKENQGIMEISF, encoded by the coding sequence ATGATGAAATCAGAACTCAAGGCAAAACTGCAACGGACCTTTCCAAAAGCCAAAACGGTATCATCGGGAAGGTTGTTTACTCGTCAGTTGAGTAACCTTGTGGATGATTCCCTACGTAGTGTTTTTTTGGAAGTTTCCAATGGAATTCCTATCAAAGACCATCTTTGTCTCATTGCAGTGGGTGGGTATGGAAGACGGGAACTTGCTCCCTATTCTGATATTGATCTTTTATACCTTCATGATGGAAAACTTTCTGACAAAGTTTTAAGCGAAATCATCTCCAAAATCAATACCTTCTTATATAACAATGATAAGGAAGTGGGACATAGTTGCCGCACGATCAAAGAATCGTTTTTATACTTAAACCAAATTGAAACCTACCATGCAGTGCTCGATGCGCGGTTTTTGGTTGGTTCCGAACTTCTGTTTCAAAAGTTCAAAACTGATTTCCTTGGAAAAATTCCTGAAAAAACCATCAAAGAATACAATGAATGGAAACTTTCTTATCTTAGAGAAAGGATCATCAATTCCTACAATCCCATTCTTTTATCCGAACCCAATATCAAAAATGATCCATTGGGCTTACGCGACATCCAACAAATGTATTGGATCGAAAAAACAAATCCCCTCGCCGATAGTGCAGACGGTGGGATTTTTGATTTTTATTTGATTGGTGATAGTTTAACTTTATTATCCGCTTACGATTTTTTACTCTTAGCAAGATCCGCACTCCACATCATTAGCGGTCGCAAAAATGACAGATTGGATTTGGGATTACAAGCTGAGGTGGCTGAATTTTTAGGATTCGGTCCAAAAAATGAAATCAAAACCTTAGAACGATTTATGAGCCAATTCTACAAGGCACAAAAGGATGTGTATTTTTATATTGGAACCTACTTGGATGAAAAAACAAATCTCAACAAAAAACGGATCCATAAAGAACTTTCCAATCCAGACACTCTTTATGATGACATCATCCAATTTTTTGCAGAGTCCCAAAAGAATGAAGAAGAACCATCTCGGATTGATTTAAACGAAATTCGATTTGCATCCCATTTTTTGGATGATGATTTCAAAAATCAAAAATCAGTCCTCGACTGTTTTTTAGGGATGCTTCGCCATAAAAAACGGATTGGTCATACTCTCACTCTGATGCACGAATGTAATGTGTTAGGGAAACTCATTCCAGAATTTGGAGCTTGCACCAATTTTCCACTGTTTAGTTACCACCACCAGTACACGGTTGACGAACACACTTTACTCATCTTACGAGAGTTAGATGTATTGATTGCCGATTTGTGGGAAGACCCGCAAGTGCAAGAAGTATTCAATGTATGTGAAAAAATCGAAATTTTGGCTCTTGCCATCCTCATCCACGATGCAGGAAAAGTAAAGGAAGGAGACCATTGCCAATACGGTGCCGAACTTGCCCTCATCATTGCGGAACGATTCCGATTGTCTGAGGAAGACACCGAACTTTTACGATTTTTGGTCGCAGAACATATCGTCATGTCAGAATTATCATCCAAACGTGATATTTATGACCCAAATCTCATTTCATCATTTGCAAAACAATTTTCAAATGAAAACACATTACGTTTGTTATATATAATGACCATCATTGATACAAAATCAGTTGGGCAATCCGTCCTCACGAATTGGAAAAAAGAAATTTTACATTTTTTGTTCACCTCAACTCTCACTTACTTACAAAACAAAACCAATGTTTCAGATACCCAAGAAAGAATCGAAACCACTTTGGAAACCTACCTAGTAGAAAAAGAAGGTCTCACCGCCGAACAGGCAGAACAAATTGTAAACTTTGGAATGCAAATCCGACCCAGTTCTTATTTGAACTATAATACCCCACGCAGGGTTTACCAACATTTTGTATTGTTACATGAATGGTTTGGCTCTGGTGCCAGGTTTCGTTTGATATCTGAAAAGGAACCAGCTTTTGTCACTTTATCGATTTTTGCGAACGCAGACAAACGAATGTTACTGTATCTTTCGGGAATTATTTCCTCTCTTGGATTGAATTTGGTAGGACTTAGGCTTTTTCGAACTGAAAACGAACATCTGATCTTACAGGCACAAATCACGGATGAATTTGGAAGTGGAGAGATCGCAGAACAACAAATATTCGAAATTGAATCCGCTCTCGGTGAATGTATCGATGGGATTGTGAACATAGAGGATTTGGCATCCACAACCAATATTTGGAAAACATTACCTCAAATCCCAGACGGAATGGTAGAAGAATTGGTGAAGTTTGCCAATGATTTGTCGGAAACATATTCTGTATTAGAAGTAAGAGTCCCCGACTCAATCGGGTTAGTGTATCGAATTTTAAAATCTTTAATTGATTTTGAACTGGAAGTAATCTTTGTTAGAATCTCAACCAGTGCTGATTTTGCATATGACTCCTTTCATATCCAAACCAAAAATGGTAAAAAAATAGAAGATACAGGACTTCTGCTGGCGATCAAAGAAAAAATTCTCTCAGTCGCAAGAGTCAAAGAAAACCAAGGTATCATGGAGATTAGTTTTTAA